In Rhinolophus ferrumequinum isolate MPI-CBG mRhiFer1 chromosome 18, mRhiFer1_v1.p, whole genome shotgun sequence, a genomic segment contains:
- the SLC39A14 gene encoding metal cation symporter ZIP14 isoform X2, which produces MKLLQPAFPSCFLPILLSLWTAAPEAHAVSVETPPISAASFLQDLMHRYGEGDSLTLQQLKALLNHLDVGVGRDNVTHALQGQRNLSTCFSSGALFAAHNFSNQSRIGKSEFQQFCPTILQQLDSQACSSENQENEENEQTEEGRPSALEVWGYGLLCVTVISLCSLMGASVVPFLKKTFYKRLLLYFIALAIGTLYSNALFQLIPEAFGFNPLEDFYVSKSAVVFGGFYLFFFTEKILKMLLKPKNEHHHGHSHYASETLPSKKDQEEGVTEKLQNGDLDHMIPQHCSSELDGKDPVMDEKVIVGSLSVQDLQASQSACYWLKGVRYSDIGTLAWMITLSDGLHNFIDGLAIGASFTVSVFQGISTSVAILCEEFPHELGDFVILLNAGMTLQQALFFNFLSACCCYVGLAFGILAGSHFSANWIFALAGGMFLYISLADMFPEMNEVCQEDERKGSIFIPFVIQNLGLLTGFTIMLLLTMYSGQIQLG; this is translated from the exons ATGAAGCTGCTGCAGCCAGCCTTCCCTAGCTGTTTCCTGCCAATCCTGCTCAGCTTATGGACAGCTGCTCCTGAGGCTCACGCCGTGTCTGTGGAGACGCCGCCCATCAGTGCAGCCTCTTTCCTGCAGGACCTCATGCATCGCTACGGGGAGGGTGACAGCCTCACGCTGCAGCAGCTAAAGGCCCTGCTCAACCACCTGGATGTGGGAGTGGGCCGGGACAATGTCACCCACGCGCTGCAGGGACAGAGGAACCTCTCGACG TGCTTCAGTTCCGGAGCCCTCTTTGCTGCCCACAACTTCAGCAACCAGTCACGGATAGGGAAGAGTGAGTTCCAGCAGTTCTGCCCCACCATCCTCCAGCAGCTGGATTCCCAGGCCTGCTCCTCCGAGAACCAGGAGAACGAGGAGAATGAGCAGACAGAAGAGGGGAGGCCGAGCGCTTTGGAAG TGTGGGGATATGGTCTCCTCTGCGTGACCGTCatctccctctgctccctcatGGGGGCCAGCGTGGTGCCCTTCTTGAAGAAGACCTTTTACAAGAGGCTGCTGCTCTACTTCATAGCTCTGGCGATTGGCACCCTCTACTCCAACGCCCTCTTCCAGCTCATCCCCGAG GCTTTTGGTTTCAACCCCCTGGAGGATTTTTATGTCTCCAAGTCTGCCGTGGTGTTCGGGGgcttctatcttttctttttcacagagaAGATCTTGAAGATGCTCCTTAAGCCGAAAAATGAG CACCATCATGGACATAGCCACTATGCTTCTGAAACGCTTCCTTCCAAGAAGGACCAGGAGGAGGGGGTGACCGAGAAGCTGCAGAATGGGGACCTGGACCACATGATTCCTCAGCACTGCAGCAGCGAGCTGGATGGCAAGGACCCTGTGATGGATGAGAAGGTCATCGTGGGCTCGCTCTCTGTCCAG GACCTGCAGGCTTCCCAAAGCGCCTGTTACTGGCTGAAAGGCGTCCGCTACTCTGACATCGGCACTCTGGCCTGGATGATCACCCTGAGTGACGGCCTCCACAATTTCATCGATGGCCTGGCCATTGGCGCCTCCTTCACTGTGTCTGTTTTCCAAGGTATCAGCACGTCAGTGGCCATCCTGTGTGAGGAGTTCCCACACGAGCTAG GAGACTTTGTCATCCTGCTCAATGCTGGCATGACCCTCCAGCAAGCGCTCTTCTTCAACTTCCTTTCCGCCTGCTGCTGTTACGTGGGTCTAGCATTTGGCATCCTGGCCGGcagccacttctctgccaactggATCTTTGCGCTGGCTGGAGGAATGTTCTTGTATATTTCTCTGGCTGACATG tTTCCTGAGATGAATGAAGTCTGCCAGGAGGATGAAAGAAAGGGCAGCATCTTCATCCCTTTTGTCATCCAGAACCTGGGCCTCTTGACAGGTTTCACCATCATGCTGCTCCTCACCATGTATTCAGGACAGATCCAGCTCGGGTAG
- the SLC39A14 gene encoding metal cation symporter ZIP14 isoform X1 yields MKLLQPAFPSCFLPILLSLWTAAPEAHAVSVETPPISAASFLQDLMHRYGEGDSLTLQQLKALLNHLDVGVGRDNVTHALQGQRNLSTCFSSGALFAAHNFSNQSRIGKSEFQQFCPTILQQLDSQACSSENQENEENEQTEEGRPSALEVWGFGFLSVSVINLASLLGVLILPCTEKAFFSRVLTYFIALSIGTLFSNALFQLIPEAFGFNPLEDFYVSKSAVVFGGFYLFFFTEKILKMLLKPKNEHHHGHSHYASETLPSKKDQEEGVTEKLQNGDLDHMIPQHCSSELDGKDPVMDEKVIVGSLSVQDLQASQSACYWLKGVRYSDIGTLAWMITLSDGLHNFIDGLAIGASFTVSVFQGISTSVAILCEEFPHELGDFVILLNAGMTLQQALFFNFLSACCCYVGLAFGILAGSHFSANWIFALAGGMFLYISLADMFPEMNEVCQEDERKGSIFIPFVIQNLGLLTGFTIMLLLTMYSGQIQLG; encoded by the exons ATGAAGCTGCTGCAGCCAGCCTTCCCTAGCTGTTTCCTGCCAATCCTGCTCAGCTTATGGACAGCTGCTCCTGAGGCTCACGCCGTGTCTGTGGAGACGCCGCCCATCAGTGCAGCCTCTTTCCTGCAGGACCTCATGCATCGCTACGGGGAGGGTGACAGCCTCACGCTGCAGCAGCTAAAGGCCCTGCTCAACCACCTGGATGTGGGAGTGGGCCGGGACAATGTCACCCACGCGCTGCAGGGACAGAGGAACCTCTCGACG TGCTTCAGTTCCGGAGCCCTCTTTGCTGCCCACAACTTCAGCAACCAGTCACGGATAGGGAAGAGTGAGTTCCAGCAGTTCTGCCCCACCATCCTCCAGCAGCTGGATTCCCAGGCCTGCTCCTCCGAGAACCAGGAGAACGAGGAGAATGAGCAGACAGAAGAGGGGAGGCCGAGCGCTTTGGAAG TGTGGGGCTTTGGTTTCCTCAGTGTCTCAGTGATTAACCTGGCCTCTCTCCTGGGAGTCCTCATCCTGCCGTGCACGGAGAAAGCATTTTTCAGCCGTGTGCTCACTTACTTCATCGCCCTGTCCATTGGAACGCTGTTCTCTAACGCGCTGTTCCAGCTCATCCCAGAG GCTTTTGGTTTCAACCCCCTGGAGGATTTTTATGTCTCCAAGTCTGCCGTGGTGTTCGGGGgcttctatcttttctttttcacagagaAGATCTTGAAGATGCTCCTTAAGCCGAAAAATGAG CACCATCATGGACATAGCCACTATGCTTCTGAAACGCTTCCTTCCAAGAAGGACCAGGAGGAGGGGGTGACCGAGAAGCTGCAGAATGGGGACCTGGACCACATGATTCCTCAGCACTGCAGCAGCGAGCTGGATGGCAAGGACCCTGTGATGGATGAGAAGGTCATCGTGGGCTCGCTCTCTGTCCAG GACCTGCAGGCTTCCCAAAGCGCCTGTTACTGGCTGAAAGGCGTCCGCTACTCTGACATCGGCACTCTGGCCTGGATGATCACCCTGAGTGACGGCCTCCACAATTTCATCGATGGCCTGGCCATTGGCGCCTCCTTCACTGTGTCTGTTTTCCAAGGTATCAGCACGTCAGTGGCCATCCTGTGTGAGGAGTTCCCACACGAGCTAG GAGACTTTGTCATCCTGCTCAATGCTGGCATGACCCTCCAGCAAGCGCTCTTCTTCAACTTCCTTTCCGCCTGCTGCTGTTACGTGGGTCTAGCATTTGGCATCCTGGCCGGcagccacttctctgccaactggATCTTTGCGCTGGCTGGAGGAATGTTCTTGTATATTTCTCTGGCTGACATG tTTCCTGAGATGAATGAAGTCTGCCAGGAGGATGAAAGAAAGGGCAGCATCTTCATCCCTTTTGTCATCCAGAACCTGGGCCTCTTGACAGGTTTCACCATCATGCTGCTCCTCACCATGTATTCAGGACAGATCCAGCTCGGGTAG